A genomic stretch from Oncorhynchus tshawytscha isolate Ot180627B linkage group LG07, Otsh_v2.0, whole genome shotgun sequence includes:
- the LOC112254155 gene encoding dnaJ homolog subfamily C member 16: MGGLCRPLQVSMVWLAVLLLLLLGETVNTAQEFDPYRVLGLTKSAGQAEVKKVYKRLVREWHPDKNNDPGAEDMFIKITKSYEILGNVERRANYDRYGQMEENKQGQHQQGFNRHFHNSFYFDESFFNFPRSGRDFSDSKYLLDHAGFNSKVLPDSFKRPYLIKITSEWCFACVHIEPVWREAVQELEPLGVGIGIVDIGYERRLANQLGVHRTPSILGVVNGRVTVFHYSVVREHLRQFVEDLLPQRLVEKVTDKNYVSFLGSWHVENNPSVLLFDQVPAVPLLYKLTAFAFKDYVRFGYVDQGLTETSRLLHQFNINSYAPTMLLFKENTEQPADIIQAKGMKRQIMEEFVSNNKYLCVPRLVNQHLFDELCPIKQFHRRRKYCVLLITGEEPGFVPGNQAFLTFASSNTKDVLRFTYVYQRQQQPLCQALLHNQAPLFAQVVVLERRSPGGKAVYRSVIGGWNGSDDDKTRLHEQLELLQRDPSYLSYDATLPELNNELSPMFLIQWINAAYDYFLQIYDDLLFSNWREMMPILSLIFSALFILFGTVIIQAFSDSGEEKPPQKPKNPPKTEDSPGRANTSSRPPKKDFVEVTELTNITYISNLVKLRPGHINVVLVLTDTSKNALLRKYAKEVFSFSGTQTLHFSFLNADKHSQWMPSLLESCPTAARVLTHGEEEEGGGGEGDEYSSPFSGRPRDFTGHVLALNGHKKYFCLFRPVFTGDTDTGGESSSSSSSSFDEGSRRKSRSRSRSQSSSRSRSREEGGLSGRGGRGGGRASRATSLEVHHKLDRLGLWMERLMEGTLPRHSVPGWPGLDTTSPSSSPAPQN; encoded by the exons atggggggatTGTGTAGGCCACTCCAGGTCTCTATGGTCTGGCTGGCCGTTCTCCTCCTTCTGCTGCTGGGGGAGACGGTGAACACAGCCCAGGAGTTTGACCCCTACAGAGTCCTGGGGCTCACCAAGAGCGCCGGTCAAGCAGAGGTCAAGAAGGTGTACAAGAGGCTGGTCAGAGAATG GCACCCAGATAAGAACAATGATCCTGGGGCTGAAGATATGTTCATCAAGATCACTAAATCTTATGAG ATCCTGGGGAATGTGGAGCGGCGTGCTAACTACGACCGCTACGGACAGATGGAGGAGAACAAGCAGGGTCAGCACCAGCAGGGCTTCAACCGACACTTCCACAACAGCTTCTATTTCGACGAGTCATTCTTCAATTTCCCTAG GTCAGGCCGGGACTTCTCAGACAGCAAGTATCTGCTCGACCACGCAGGGTTCAACAGTAAGGTGCTGCCCGACAGCTTCAAGCGGCCCTACCTGATCAAGATCACCTCCGAGTGGTGCTTCGCCTGCGTTCACATCGAGCCAGTCTGGAGGGAGGCAGTACAGGAGCTAGAGCCACTGG GTGTGGGTATCGGCATTGTTGACATTGGTTACGAGCGTCGCCTAGCCAACCAGCTGGGTGTCCATCGCACGCCATCCATCCTGGGTGTGGTCAATGGTAGAGTGACCGTGTTCCACTACTCCGTGGTCAGAGAACACCTGCGACAGTTTGTAGAAGACCTGCTGCCTCAGAGGCTGGTGgaaaag GTAACAGATAAGAACTATGTGTCCTTCCTGGGCAGCTGGCATGTTGAGAACAATCCCAGTGTGTTGCTGTTTGACCAAGTGCCTGCAGTGCCCCTGCTCtacaag ctCACAGCGTTTGCCTTTAAGGACTATGTGCGGTTTGGTTACGTGGACCAGGGACTGACAGAGACATCCAGACTACTGCATCAGTTCAACATCAACAGCTATGCTCCCACAATGCTGCTGTTCAAGGAGAACACTGAGCAACCTGCTGATATTATACAG GCTAAAGGGATGAAGAGACAGATCATGGAGGAGTTTGTGTCCAACAACAAGTACCTGTGTGTCCCTCGGTTGGTCAACCAGCATCTGTTCGATGAGCTCTGCCCCATCAAGCAGTTCCACCGGCGCAGGAA gtaCTGTGTGCTGCTGATCACAGGTGAGGAGCCAGGGTTTGTCCCTGGTAACCAGGCCTTCCTGACCTTCGCCTCATCCAACACTAAAGACGTCCTGCGCTTCACATATGTCTACCAGAGACAGCAACAACCACTGTGTCAGGCCTTGCTCCACAACCAGGCCCCACTGTTCGCACAG GTGGTGGTACTGGAGAGGCGGAGCCCGGGAGGTAAGGCTGTGTACCGGTCTGTGATTGGTGGATGGAACGGCAGTGACGATGATAAGACCCGCCTCCATGAGCAGCTGGAGCTCCTGCAGAGAGACCCCTCCTACCTGAGCTATGACGCCACGCTACCTGAACTAAACAACGAATTGTCCCCT ATGTTTCTGATTCAGTGGATCAATGCAGCTTACGATTATTTCCTTCAAATCTATGATGACCTTCTCTTCTCCAACTg GCGGGAGATGATGCCCATCCTGTCTCTCATCTTTTCTGCTCTGTTCATCCTCTTTGGTACTGTCATCATCCAGGCCTTCAG TGACTCGGGTGAAGAGAAGCCTCCCCAAAAACCAAAGAACCCACCAAAGACTGAAGACTCACCTGGTAGAGCCAATACTTCCag TCGTCCTCCTAAGAAGGACTTTGTGGAGGTGACGGAGCTGACAAACATCACCTACATCAGTAACTTGGTCAAGCTGAGACCTGGTCACATCAACGTGGTCCTAGTCCTCACTGACACTTCCAAGAATGCTCTGCTCAGGAAGTACGCCAAAGAGGTTTTCTCCTTCTCCGG GACCCAGACCCTACACTTCTCCTTCCTGAATGCAGACAAACACAGCCAGTGGATGCCATCTCTCTTGGAGTCTTGTCCTACTGCAGCCCGGGTCCTGAcccatggagaggaggaggaagggggaggaggagagggggatgaatactCCTCTCCCTTCTCAGGTCGTCCCAGAGACTTCACAGGCCATGTTCTGGCACTCAATGGACACAAGAAGTACTTCTGTCTCTTCAGACCTGTCTTCACTGGGGACACGGACACTGGCGGAGAGAGCTCAagctcatcatcttcatcatttgACGAAGGCTCCAGGAGAAAGTCTCGGTCAAGGTCGCGATCCCAGTCGAGCTCACGTTCAAGGTCCAGGGAGGAGGGGGGTTTGTCgggtaggggtgggaggggtggTGGGCGGGCCTCCAGGGCTACCAGTCTGGAGGTGCACCATAAGCTGGACAGGCTGGGGCTGTGGATGGAGAGGCTGATGGAGGGGACTCTGCCCAGGCACAGTGTCCCTGGCTGGCCTGGGTTGGACACCACCTCCCCAAGCTCCAGCCCCGCTCCCCAGAACTGA